One segment of Meriones unguiculatus strain TT.TT164.6M chromosome 3, Bangor_MerUng_6.1, whole genome shotgun sequence DNA contains the following:
- the Palm2akap2 gene encoding A-kinase anchor protein 2 isoform X6 has product MGGAPESQASPGAAAPGRCAGPSLGLWRVFPWTREKQSAAAPRWSGTGGLRPRRRRLEKPPQLSEDDNQLRSKQDNCGDSRLEPATSPPSPDHKNMEIGVSVAECKSVPGITSTPHSKDHSSPFYSPSHNGLFNDHRESLDNDVAREIQYLDEVLEANCCESSVDGTYNGISSPEPGAAILVSSSLGSPAHTATQAEPTEKASGRQVPPHIELSRSPSDTMAEGERANGHTAVQPQDMLGDSLQAPASPSSSTSSHCSSRDGELTLTTLKKEAKFELRAFHEDKKPSKLFEEDEREKEQFCVRKVRPSEEMLELEKERRELIRSQAVKKNPGIAAKWWNPPQEKTIEEQLDEEHLESHRKYKERKERRAQQEQLQLQQQQQQLQQQQQLQQQSPPQLHTAPASHEHLDGTEHAKEDVVTEQIDFSAARKQFQLMENPRQTLAKGQSTPRLFSIKPFYRPLGSINSDKPPTILRPATIGGTPEDSGIQAAKGQKAPCVSESQSAGAGAASTSTQGKEGLYSEPSKRGPLSKLWTEDGEFTSARAVLTVVKDEDHGILDQFSRSVNVSLTQEELDSGLDELSVRSQDTTVLETLSNDFSMDNISDSGASNETPNALQENSLADFSLPQTPQTDNPSEGREGVSKSFSDHGFYSPSSTLGDSPSVDDPLEYQAGLLVQNAIQQAIAEQVDKVEQVDKAEQQTSKEGSEQQGPEATMAEAESQAPTSEKPQSMFAPPQVSSPVQEKRDVLPKILPVEDRALREKGSSQPLAAVQQPSGPVNMEETRPEGGYFSKYSEAAELRSTASLLATQESDVMVGPFKLRSRKQRTLSMIEEEIRAAQEREEELKRQRQVAQSTPSPRVKNAPSLPSRTTCYKTAPGKIEKVKPPPSPTTEGLSLQPDLAPEEAAGTQRPKNLMQTLMEDYETHKSKRRERMDDSSYTSKLLSCKVTSEVLEATRVNRRKSALALRWEAGIYANQEEEDNE; this is encoded by the exons AAGCCTCCCCAGCTTTCTGAGGATGATAACCAGCTGAGAAGCAAGCAAGACAACTGTGGTGACAGTCGCCTGGAGCCTGCCAccagccctccctccccagatcacaaaaacatgGAAATTGGGGTGTCTGTGGCAGAATGTAAAAGTGTACCTGGAATCACCTCAACCCCCCATTCCAAGGACCACTCCTCCCCTTTCTATTCACCCTCACACAATGGCCTCTTTAATGATCACCGTGAGTCCTTAGATAATGATGTTGCCAGAGAGATCCAATATCTAGATGAGGTGCTGGAGGCCAACTGCTGTGAATCTTCTGTGGATGGAACTTACAACGGAATCTCTTCCCCAGAGCCTGGTGCAGCCATACTGGTGAGCAGCAGCTTAGGCTCACCGGCCCACACAGCCACCCAGGCAGAACCCACCGAGAAAGCATCTGGCAGGCAGGTGCCTCCTCACATTGAGCTCAGTAGAAGCCCCTCTGACACCATGGCTGAAGGAGAAAGAGCCAATGGCCACACCGCTGTCCAGCCCCAAGACATGCTGGGGGACAGCTTGCAGGCACCTGCCAGCCCCAGTTCCTCTACCAGCTCCCATTGCTCCTCCCGAGATGGGGAGTTGACACTCACCACACTGAAGAAGGAGGCCAAGTTTGAGCTGCGTGCATTCCATGAGGACAAGAAGCCCTCTAAGCTCTTTGAGGAGGACGAGCGTGAGAAGGAGCAGTTCTGTGTCCGGAAAGTGAGGCCCTCCGAAGAGatgctggagctggagaaggagaggagggagctcATTCGTAGCCAGGCTGTGAAGAAGAATCCTGGCATTGCCGCCAAGTGGTGGAATCCTCCCCAGGAAAAAACTATTGAAGAACAGCTGGACGAGGAACATCTGGAGTCACACAGAAAGTATAAGGAGCGCAAAGAGAGAAGGGCACAGCAGGAGCAGCTACagttgcagcagcagcagcaacagctacaacagcagcagcagctgcagcagcagtcCCCGCCCCAGCTCcacacagccccagcttctcATGAACACCTAGACGGCACTGAGCACGCAAAGGAGGATGTCGTCACTGAGCAGATTGACTTCTCTGCTGCGCGCAAGCAGTTCCAGCTGATGGAGAATCCCAGACAAACACTGGCCAAGGGCCAGAGCACACCAAGGCTCTTCTCCATCAAGCCTTTCTACAGACCTCTTGGGTCCATCAATTCAGACAAGCCACCGACCATCTTGCGACCAGCTACTATCGGGGGCACTCCAGAAGACAGTGGCATACAGGCAGCCAAGGGGCAAAAAGCGCCCTGTGTATCTGAGAGCCAGTCTGCAGGAGCAGGTGCAGCTAGCACTTCCACTCAGGGAAAGGAAGGGCTGTACAGTGAGCCTTCCAAACGTGGGCCCTTATCGAAACTGTGGACAGAGGACGGAGAGTTCACGAGTGCCCGGGCCGTCCTTACTGTAGTCAAGGATGAAGATCACGGGATTTTGGACCAGTTTTCAAGATCGGTCAATGTATCTTTGACCCAAGAGGAGCTGGACTCGGGTTTGGATGAGTTGTCAGTGAGGTCTCAGGACACCACTGTCCTGGAGACTCTGTCCAACGATTTCAGTATGGACAACATAAGTGACAGCGGGGCTTCCAATGAGACACCCAATGCCCTTCAGGAAAACTCACTGGCTGATTTCTCTCTGCCTCAGACTCCCCAAACGGACAACCCCTCAGAGGGCCGAGAAGGGGTCTCTAAGTCATTCAGCGATCACGGTTTCtattctccttcctccacactGGGAGATTCCCCATCAGTTGATGACCCCTTGGAATATCAGGCTGGGCTCCTGGTGCAGAATGCCATTCAACAAGCCATAGCCGAGCAGGTGGATAAGGTTGAGCAGGTGGATAAGGCTGAGCAGCAAACCAGCAAGGAGGGATCGGAACAGCAGGGACCTGAAGCAACAATGGCGGAAGCCGAAAGCCAGGCTCCCACCTCCGAGAAGCCCCAGAGCATGTTCGCACCACCTCAGGTGTCCTCTCCTGTTCAAGAGAAAAGGGATGTATTACCAAAGATCCTCCCTGTGGAGGACAGGGCACTCAGGGAAAAGGGGTCCTCCCAGCCACTGGCAGCTGTGCAGCAGCCCAGTGGACCTGTCAATATGGAGGAGACCAGGCCTGAAGGAGGCTATTTCAGCAAATACTCAGAGGCAGCCGAGCTGAGAAGCACAGCCTCCCTCCTGGCTACTCAAGAGTCTGATGTCATGGTTGGGCCTTTCAAACTGAGGTCAAGGAAGCAGCGGACTTTGTCCATGATTGAAGAAGAGATCCGGGCAGcccaggaaagggaagaggagctgAAGCGGCAGAGGCAAGTGGCGCAGAGCACCCCCAGCCCCAGGGTCAAGAACGCCCCATCGCTGCCTTCTAGAACTACCTGCTACAAAACTGCTCCAG GGAAAATAGAGAAAGTCAAACCTCCTCCATCCCCCACAACTGAAGGTCTCAGCTTGCAGCCTGACTTAGCCCCTGAAGAGGCTGCCGGAACCCAGCGGCCCAAGAACCTGATGCAGACCCTCATGGAAGACTATGAGACACACAAATCTAAAAGGCGGGAGAGAATGGATGATAGTAGT TACACCTCTAAGTTACTGTCTTGCAAGGTGACTTCCGAG GTCCTGGAGGCCACACGGGTTAATCGAAGAAAGAGTGCTCTGGCCTTGCGCTGGGAGGCAGGGATTTATGCcaaccaggaggaggaggacaatgaGTAA
- the Palm2akap2 gene encoding A-kinase anchor protein 2 isoform X7 yields MEIGVSVAECKSVPGITSTPHSKDHSSPFYSPSHNGLFNDHRESLDNDVAREIQYLDEVLEANCCESSVDGTYNGISSPEPGAAILVSSSLGSPAHTATQAEPTEKASGRQVPPHIELSRSPSDTMAEGERANGHTAVQPQDMLGDSLQAPASPSSSTSSHCSSRDGELTLTTLKKEAKFELRAFHEDKKPSKLFEEDEREKEQFCVRKVRPSEEMLELEKERRELIRSQAVKKNPGIAAKWWNPPQEKTIEEQLDEEHLESHRKYKERKERRAQQEQLQLQQQQQQLQQQQQLQQQSPPQLHTAPASHEHLDGTEHAKEDVVTEQIDFSAARKQFQLMENPRQTLAKGQSTPRLFSIKPFYRPLGSINSDKPPTILRPATIGGTPEDSGIQAAKGQKAPCVSESQSAGAGAASTSTQGKEGLYSEPSKRGPLSKLWTEDGEFTSARAVLTVVKDEDHGILDQFSRSVNVSLTQEELDSGLDELSVRSQDTTVLETLSNDFSMDNISDSGASNETPNALQENSLADFSLPQTPQTDNPSEGREGVSKSFSDHGFYSPSSTLGDSPSVDDPLEYQAGLLVQNAIQQAIAEQVDKVEQVDKAEQQTSKEGSEQQGPEATMAEAESQAPTSEKPQSMFAPPQVSSPVQEKRDVLPKILPVEDRALREKGSSQPLAAVQQPSGPVNMEETRPEGGYFSKYSEAAELRSTASLLATQESDVMVGPFKLRSRKQRTLSMIEEEIRAAQEREEELKRQRQVAQSTPSPRVKNAPSLPSRTTCYKTAPGKIEKVKPPPSPTTEGLSLQPDLAPEEAAGTQRPKNLMQTLMEDYETHKSKRRERMDDSSYTSKLLSCKVTSEVLEATRVNRRKSALALRWEAGIYANQEEEDNE; encoded by the exons atgGAAATTGGGGTGTCTGTGGCAGAATGTAAAAGTGTACCTGGAATCACCTCAACCCCCCATTCCAAGGACCACTCCTCCCCTTTCTATTCACCCTCACACAATGGCCTCTTTAATGATCACCGTGAGTCCTTAGATAATGATGTTGCCAGAGAGATCCAATATCTAGATGAGGTGCTGGAGGCCAACTGCTGTGAATCTTCTGTGGATGGAACTTACAACGGAATCTCTTCCCCAGAGCCTGGTGCAGCCATACTGGTGAGCAGCAGCTTAGGCTCACCGGCCCACACAGCCACCCAGGCAGAACCCACCGAGAAAGCATCTGGCAGGCAGGTGCCTCCTCACATTGAGCTCAGTAGAAGCCCCTCTGACACCATGGCTGAAGGAGAAAGAGCCAATGGCCACACCGCTGTCCAGCCCCAAGACATGCTGGGGGACAGCTTGCAGGCACCTGCCAGCCCCAGTTCCTCTACCAGCTCCCATTGCTCCTCCCGAGATGGGGAGTTGACACTCACCACACTGAAGAAGGAGGCCAAGTTTGAGCTGCGTGCATTCCATGAGGACAAGAAGCCCTCTAAGCTCTTTGAGGAGGACGAGCGTGAGAAGGAGCAGTTCTGTGTCCGGAAAGTGAGGCCCTCCGAAGAGatgctggagctggagaaggagaggagggagctcATTCGTAGCCAGGCTGTGAAGAAGAATCCTGGCATTGCCGCCAAGTGGTGGAATCCTCCCCAGGAAAAAACTATTGAAGAACAGCTGGACGAGGAACATCTGGAGTCACACAGAAAGTATAAGGAGCGCAAAGAGAGAAGGGCACAGCAGGAGCAGCTACagttgcagcagcagcagcaacagctacaacagcagcagcagctgcagcagcagtcCCCGCCCCAGCTCcacacagccccagcttctcATGAACACCTAGACGGCACTGAGCACGCAAAGGAGGATGTCGTCACTGAGCAGATTGACTTCTCTGCTGCGCGCAAGCAGTTCCAGCTGATGGAGAATCCCAGACAAACACTGGCCAAGGGCCAGAGCACACCAAGGCTCTTCTCCATCAAGCCTTTCTACAGACCTCTTGGGTCCATCAATTCAGACAAGCCACCGACCATCTTGCGACCAGCTACTATCGGGGGCACTCCAGAAGACAGTGGCATACAGGCAGCCAAGGGGCAAAAAGCGCCCTGTGTATCTGAGAGCCAGTCTGCAGGAGCAGGTGCAGCTAGCACTTCCACTCAGGGAAAGGAAGGGCTGTACAGTGAGCCTTCCAAACGTGGGCCCTTATCGAAACTGTGGACAGAGGACGGAGAGTTCACGAGTGCCCGGGCCGTCCTTACTGTAGTCAAGGATGAAGATCACGGGATTTTGGACCAGTTTTCAAGATCGGTCAATGTATCTTTGACCCAAGAGGAGCTGGACTCGGGTTTGGATGAGTTGTCAGTGAGGTCTCAGGACACCACTGTCCTGGAGACTCTGTCCAACGATTTCAGTATGGACAACATAAGTGACAGCGGGGCTTCCAATGAGACACCCAATGCCCTTCAGGAAAACTCACTGGCTGATTTCTCTCTGCCTCAGACTCCCCAAACGGACAACCCCTCAGAGGGCCGAGAAGGGGTCTCTAAGTCATTCAGCGATCACGGTTTCtattctccttcctccacactGGGAGATTCCCCATCAGTTGATGACCCCTTGGAATATCAGGCTGGGCTCCTGGTGCAGAATGCCATTCAACAAGCCATAGCCGAGCAGGTGGATAAGGTTGAGCAGGTGGATAAGGCTGAGCAGCAAACCAGCAAGGAGGGATCGGAACAGCAGGGACCTGAAGCAACAATGGCGGAAGCCGAAAGCCAGGCTCCCACCTCCGAGAAGCCCCAGAGCATGTTCGCACCACCTCAGGTGTCCTCTCCTGTTCAAGAGAAAAGGGATGTATTACCAAAGATCCTCCCTGTGGAGGACAGGGCACTCAGGGAAAAGGGGTCCTCCCAGCCACTGGCAGCTGTGCAGCAGCCCAGTGGACCTGTCAATATGGAGGAGACCAGGCCTGAAGGAGGCTATTTCAGCAAATACTCAGAGGCAGCCGAGCTGAGAAGCACAGCCTCCCTCCTGGCTACTCAAGAGTCTGATGTCATGGTTGGGCCTTTCAAACTGAGGTCAAGGAAGCAGCGGACTTTGTCCATGATTGAAGAAGAGATCCGGGCAGcccaggaaagggaagaggagctgAAGCGGCAGAGGCAAGTGGCGCAGAGCACCCCCAGCCCCAGGGTCAAGAACGCCCCATCGCTGCCTTCTAGAACTACCTGCTACAAAACTGCTCCAG GGAAAATAGAGAAAGTCAAACCTCCTCCATCCCCCACAACTGAAGGTCTCAGCTTGCAGCCTGACTTAGCCCCTGAAGAGGCTGCCGGAACCCAGCGGCCCAAGAACCTGATGCAGACCCTCATGGAAGACTATGAGACACACAAATCTAAAAGGCGGGAGAGAATGGATGATAGTAGT TACACCTCTAAGTTACTGTCTTGCAAGGTGACTTCCGAG GTCCTGGAGGCCACACGGGTTAATCGAAGAAAGAGTGCTCTGGCCTTGCGCTGGGAGGCAGGGATTTATGCcaaccaggaggaggaggacaatgaGTAA